A single region of the Gemmatimonadota bacterium genome encodes:
- a CDS encoding PDZ domain-containing protein: protein MLERTTAIPALLLLGAIPTADAPASAQDAGTRFLRQPDVSAEHIVFSHANDLWRVGRDGGDAVRLTSSEGAETDASFSPDGRWIAFSGQYDGNTDVYVIPAGGGEPARVTWHPSADIAQGWTPEGEILFRSGRDGVPTRLWRFYTVPPSGGLPKPLPLPQAYLGGMSADGSHIAYQEIGYWDPEWRNYRGGQAQPVGIVSTSSWERTTPSWEGERHMGPVWMDGTVYYMSERDWASNVWSFDPASGEERQLTRHADFDVKSLGAGDGVVVYEQAGYLHELDPATGASHRLAINVAGDMNWARPRWEQAPAPALRDARLSPTGRRALFEWRGEIFSVPAEEGSWRNLTGSPGVADRHPVWSPDGSQVAWFNDSDGEYGLVVADQDGTDRRRIEISEPSFFFRPEWSPDGSKLAFTDTHYRVLVLDLESEAIEHVDTDRYAHPERSMNPVWSPDSRWITYARRLDTQLRAIFVHDTESGETRQLTDGMSDAISPIWDESGKYLYFLASTDYALNTGWLDMTSYDRPVTRTLYLALLDADEPSPFLPRSDEEEGADMEREGEEEEEEEGDEEGDDIGADDSPGAIDFDGIDDRIVDVPGLSAGDYAGLVPGPEGTVFVMSDGGLLKYSVDDRDDDDFIDDGGRFAVSHDRERLLYFSGGWRIVSTSRPPSGNDGGLDLGDLRLRVEPKAEYAQMLRDGWRFMRDFLYVDNQHGAPWGDVWEWYSAWLPDVRHRADFNYLLDILSGEIAVGHSYVSGGDYPSLDNNPRTGLLGVDLEEADGAYRITRIYDGESWTPGLAGPLSHPGMNVAAGDYLMAIDGAELRPPTNPYRLLEGTRGRVITVTVASAANGADARDILVEPVANEGGLRGWAWVEGNRQRVDEMSGGRLAYVWLPNTGQGGYTYFNRMYFAQQDREGAVIDERNNGGGSAADYIVDMLDRPLTGYFNSRAGDRKPWTQPMAGLFGPKVMVINERAGSGGDLLPYLFRFHEVGPLVGTKTWGGLVGTWDTPPLIDGGRFVAPRGGFFDVNGEWAVEAEGVAPDIEVRNDPAPVIAGGDPQLEAAVLEALRLLENGGKVTFAEEPPPPVRWRRPGGR from the coding sequence ATGCTCGAACGCACAACCGCCATACCCGCCCTGCTTCTCCTCGGCGCGATCCCGACTGCGGACGCCCCGGCGTCCGCCCAGGACGCGGGCACGCGCTTTCTTCGTCAGCCCGACGTAAGCGCCGAGCACATCGTCTTCTCGCACGCCAACGACCTCTGGCGAGTCGGACGCGACGGGGGCGACGCCGTACGCCTGACCAGCTCTGAGGGAGCCGAGACCGATGCCTCCTTCAGCCCCGACGGCCGCTGGATCGCCTTCTCGGGCCAGTACGACGGCAACACGGACGTCTATGTGATCCCGGCAGGCGGGGGAGAACCGGCGCGGGTGACCTGGCACCCGTCGGCCGACATCGCGCAGGGCTGGACGCCCGAGGGCGAGATTCTCTTCCGCTCCGGACGCGACGGAGTGCCTACCCGGCTGTGGAGGTTCTACACGGTGCCACCTTCCGGCGGTCTGCCGAAGCCGCTTCCGCTTCCGCAGGCGTACCTCGGCGGCATGTCCGCGGACGGTTCGCACATAGCCTACCAGGAGATCGGCTACTGGGATCCGGAGTGGCGCAACTATCGCGGCGGCCAGGCTCAGCCCGTCGGCATCGTATCCACCTCCTCCTGGGAGCGGACGACGCCTTCCTGGGAGGGCGAGCGACACATGGGTCCGGTGTGGATGGACGGCACCGTCTACTACATGTCGGAGCGCGACTGGGCGAGCAACGTGTGGTCCTTCGATCCCGCCTCGGGCGAGGAACGCCAGCTGACCCGTCACGCCGATTTCGACGTCAAGTCGCTGGGGGCGGGCGACGGAGTCGTGGTCTACGAACAGGCCGGCTACCTCCACGAGCTCGATCCTGCCACCGGAGCTTCGCACCGGCTCGCGATCAACGTCGCCGGAGACATGAACTGGGCGCGTCCGCGTTGGGAGCAGGCGCCCGCCCCGGCCCTGCGAGACGCCCGGCTCTCGCCCACCGGCAGGCGCGCGCTTTTCGAGTGGCGCGGCGAGATCTTCAGCGTTCCCGCCGAGGAGGGTTCGTGGCGCAACCTCACGGGAAGCCCGGGGGTCGCCGACCGCCATCCGGTGTGGTCGCCGGACGGTTCCCAAGTAGCGTGGTTCAACGACAGCGACGGCGAGTACGGGCTCGTGGTCGCCGATCAGGACGGGACCGACCGGCGACGGATCGAGATCTCCGAGCCCTCGTTCTTCTTCCGCCCCGAGTGGTCCCCCGACGGCAGCAAGCTGGCATTCACCGACACCCACTACCGAGTCCTCGTCCTCGACCTCGAGTCGGAGGCGATCGAGCACGTGGACACCGACCGTTACGCGCATCCCGAACGCTCCATGAATCCGGTTTGGTCGCCGGACTCGCGCTGGATCACATATGCGCGGCGGCTCGACACCCAACTGCGGGCGATCTTCGTGCACGACACCGAGTCGGGAGAGACCCGCCAGCTCACCGACGGCATGTCGGACGCCATCTCGCCGATCTGGGACGAGTCCGGCAAGTACCTGTACTTCCTCGCGTCCACCGACTACGCGCTCAATACCGGCTGGCTCGACATGACCTCGTACGACCGGCCGGTGACCCGCACCCTCTATCTCGCCCTGCTCGACGCCGACGAGCCCTCGCCCTTCCTGCCCAGGAGCGACGAGGAGGAAGGGGCCGACATGGAAAGGGAAGGCGAGGAGGAGGAGGAGGAGGAAGGCGACGAGGAGGGCGACGACATCGGCGCGGACGACTCGCCCGGCGCCATCGACTTCGACGGCATCGACGACCGGATCGTCGACGTGCCCGGCCTCTCCGCGGGCGACTACGCCGGACTGGTGCCAGGACCGGAGGGCACCGTCTTCGTCATGAGCGACGGCGGACTGCTCAAGTACTCGGTCGACGATCGGGACGACGACGACTTCATCGACGACGGCGGCCGGTTCGCGGTCTCGCACGACCGCGAGCGCCTGCTCTACTTCAGCGGGGGATGGCGGATCGTCTCCACCTCCCGCCCACCTTCCGGGAACGACGGCGGTCTCGATCTCGGCGACCTGCGCCTGCGCGTCGAGCCGAAGGCCGAATACGCTCAGATGCTTCGGGACGGCTGGCGCTTCATGCGCGACTTCCTTTACGTGGACAACCAGCACGGCGCTCCTTGGGGCGACGTGTGGGAGTGGTACTCGGCCTGGCTCCCGGACGTGCGCCACCGCGCCGACTTCAACTACCTCCTCGACATCCTCTCCGGCGAGATCGCGGTCGGGCACTCCTACGTGAGCGGGGGCGACTACCCCTCCCTCGACAACAACCCGCGCACCGGCCTGCTCGGAGTGGACCTGGAAGAGGCGGACGGGGCCTACCGCATCACCCGCATCTACGACGGCGAATCCTGGACCCCCGGACTCGCCGGACCTCTCTCGCACCCGGGGATGAACGTGGCCGCCGGCGATTACCTCATGGCGATCGACGGCGCGGAGCTGCGGCCGCCCACCAACCCCTACCGGCTCCTCGAAGGCACCCGCGGGCGCGTCATCACCGTGACCGTGGCCTCCGCCGCGAACGGCGCGGACGCACGCGACATCCTTGTCGAGCCCGTCGCGAACGAAGGCGGCCTGCGCGGCTGGGCCTGGGTGGAGGGCAATCGGCAGCGGGTGGACGAGATGAGCGGCGGGCGGCTCGCCTACGTGTGGCTCCCGAACACCGGCCAGGGCGGCTACACCTACTTCAACCGCATGTACTTCGCCCAGCAGGATCGAGAGGGCGCCGTAATCGACGAGCGCAACAACGGCGGCGGATCGGCCGCCGACTACATCGTCGACATGCTCGACCGTCCACTGACCGGCTATTTCAACTCGCGCGCCGGCGATCGCAAGCCATGGACCCAGCCGATGGCGGGACTCTTCGGCCCGAAGGTCATGGTCATCAACGAACGCGCCGGCTCGGGCGGAGACCTCCTGCCCTACCTCTTCCGCTTCCACGAGGTCGGGCCGCTGGTCGGGACCAAGACCTGGGGCGGACTGGTCGGGACCTGGGACACGCCGCCGCTCATCGACGGCGGTCGGTTCGTCGCGCCGAGGGGCGGCTTCTTCGACGTGAACGGCGAGTGGGCTGTCGAGGCCGAGGGCGTGGCGCCGGACATCGAGGTGCGGAACGATCCCGCCCCGGTGATCGCGGGTGGCGACCCGCAGTTGGAGGCCGCCGTCCTGGAGGCCCTCCGATTGCTGGAGAACGGCGGAAAGGTGACCTTCGCCGAGGAGCCGCCACCGCCGGTAAGGTGGAGAAGGCCGGGGGGACGTTAG
- a CDS encoding 4-hydroxy-tetrahydrodipicolinate synthase, with protein MTAEPLRLSGLGTALVTPFNADGSLDEHAVTELARRQVDEGASFLVPGGTTGEGVTLSFKEKIGNTLLVVEAAEGRVPVVAGCGGNDTGEVVKLAKELEQVGAAALLTVTPFYNKPTPEGLFRHYAAVAEAAGLPIVVYNVPGRTGVNVTPETLARLREIPQVTAVKEASGDIVQIGRICAEAPDDFDVLAGDDSGALPAMALGAAGLISVAGNLIPRSMATICNTCQVGEYQAARAVHQRWLPLMEVLFCESNPGPAKFAMAEMGLLDAVYRLPMVPITGESEERVRSVLEELELI; from the coding sequence ATGACAGCAGAACCGCTTCGACTCTCAGGGCTGGGCACGGCTCTGGTCACACCCTTCAACGCCGACGGATCGCTGGACGAGCACGCCGTAACCGAACTCGCGCGCAGGCAGGTCGATGAGGGGGCCAGCTTCCTGGTGCCGGGCGGCACCACCGGCGAGGGGGTCACCCTCTCCTTCAAGGAAAAGATCGGCAACACTCTACTCGTGGTGGAAGCGGCGGAGGGTCGCGTGCCGGTGGTCGCGGGCTGCGGCGGCAACGACACCGGCGAGGTCGTGAAGCTGGCGAAGGAGCTGGAGCAGGTGGGAGCCGCCGCGCTGCTGACCGTCACCCCGTTCTACAACAAGCCGACTCCCGAGGGGCTCTTCCGGCACTACGCCGCGGTCGCCGAGGCCGCGGGTCTTCCCATCGTCGTCTACAATGTGCCGGGCCGGACCGGTGTCAACGTCACTCCGGAGACCTTGGCGCGCCTCCGAGAGATACCTCAGGTGACGGCCGTCAAGGAGGCGTCGGGCGACATAGTTCAGATCGGCAGGATTTGCGCGGAGGCTCCGGACGACTTCGACGTGCTGGCCGGTGACGACTCAGGTGCGCTTCCCGCCATGGCTCTTGGGGCCGCAGGACTGATCTCGGTCGCCGGCAACCTGATCCCCAGGTCGATGGCGACGATCTGCAACACCTGCCAAGTGGGTGAATACCAGGCGGCGCGCGCCGTTCACCAGCGCTGGCTCCCCCTGATGGAAGTGCTCTTCTGCGAGTCGAATCCCGGGCCGGCGAAGTTCGCCATGGCCGAAATGGGTCTGCTGGACGCGGTCTACCGTCTGCCCATGGTCCCGATCACGGGGGAGAGCGAGGAGCGGGTGCGGAGCGTCCTCGAGGAGTTGGAGTTGATCTGA
- the dapB gene encoding 4-hydroxy-tetrahydrodipicolinate reductase, with amino-acid sequence MALRVALVGYGRMGRQVEALAPRFGVDVRDRLTSADNADGSGVTRERLAGIDVVIDFSVPDAVARNVEAYCETGVAAVVGVTGWDAERERLLTLAEEAGIGLVHGSNFSIGANAFFGVVAEATRVMTACEELYDLAAFETHHRRKLDVPSGTALRLAETVRATGWPREVQIASARLGHVPGTHELTWDSEVDTITCRHTARSRAGFAEGAVRAALWIRGRGGVYDFKERWREIAAHRTDPISPFTNHRATD; translated from the coding sequence ATGGCTCTGAGGGTCGCTCTGGTCGGTTACGGCCGTATGGGCCGTCAGGTGGAAGCGCTCGCTCCCCGATTCGGGGTCGACGTGCGTGATCGGCTGACCTCCGCCGACAACGCCGACGGCTCCGGAGTCACACGGGAAAGACTCGCCGGTATCGACGTGGTCATCGACTTCTCGGTACCCGATGCGGTCGCGCGCAACGTCGAAGCGTACTGCGAGACCGGCGTGGCGGCCGTGGTAGGCGTGACCGGCTGGGACGCCGAACGGGAACGGCTGCTCACGCTGGCGGAAGAGGCGGGCATCGGCCTGGTTCACGGATCGAACTTCTCCATCGGCGCGAACGCGTTTTTCGGCGTGGTTGCCGAAGCGACTCGGGTGATGACGGCCTGCGAAGAGCTTTACGACCTCGCGGCTTTCGAGACCCACCATCGACGCAAGCTCGACGTCCCGTCGGGCACGGCATTGCGGCTGGCGGAGACCGTCCGCGCCACCGGTTGGCCTCGCGAGGTTCAGATAGCCTCCGCTCGACTCGGACACGTTCCCGGGACCCACGAACTGACCTGGGACTCCGAGGTCGACACCATCACGTGTCGCCACACCGCCCGCTCCCGAGCGGGGTTCGCCGAGGGGGCCGTTCGAGCCGCGCTCTGGATCCGGGGACGCGGCGGCGTTTACGATTTCAAGGAGCGCTGGCGGGAGATCGCCGCGCACCGGACCGATCCCATCTCGCCGTTCACAAATCACCGGGCGACGGACTGA
- the asd gene encoding aspartate-semialdehyde dehydrogenase → MAHTSSFSDIGPAAAASGPAARLPVGLLGATGMVGQQFVAALAHHPWFDLVWLGASRRSAGRPYGEAAHWLGEGEIPESVAEIEVSEALPGSDCPTLVFSAMDPKVAGEIERNFAQAGRFVVSNSSNHRMEPDVPLLIPEINPDHLKLIPGQRRVRDWTGAIITNPNCSTIGLALALAPLRPFGIESLVVTTMQALSGAGHPGVPSLDIIGNIVPKIGSEEEKIGTETLKILGEFGSDEIQPLRAAVSAHCNRVPVVDGHMLCVSVKLTSTPSPDEVCDALCGFRGLPQELGLPSAPAHPVRVTDAAARPQPRLDSWAGDGMAVSIGRVRRCPVLTTSFVALVHNTVRGAAGASVLNAELLRAERWLDA, encoded by the coding sequence ATGGCTCACACAAGTTCTTTTTCTGACATCGGTCCCGCCGCTGCCGCTTCCGGTCCCGCCGCCAGGCTGCCCGTAGGACTCCTGGGTGCCACGGGCATGGTGGGCCAGCAGTTCGTCGCCGCTCTCGCCCACCATCCGTGGTTCGACCTGGTCTGGTTGGGAGCGAGCCGAAGGAGCGCGGGCCGTCCTTATGGTGAGGCGGCGCATTGGCTCGGAGAAGGAGAAATACCGGAGAGCGTGGCCGAGATCGAGGTCTCCGAAGCCTTGCCGGGCTCGGACTGCCCCACCTTGGTCTTTTCCGCCATGGATCCGAAGGTCGCCGGGGAGATCGAACGGAATTTCGCCCAAGCGGGCCGTTTCGTGGTCTCGAACTCGAGCAACCACCGGATGGAGCCCGATGTCCCGCTGCTCATCCCCGAGATCAACCCGGATCACCTGAAGCTCATTCCGGGGCAGCGCAGGGTTCGCGACTGGACGGGAGCGATCATCACCAACCCGAATTGCTCGACGATCGGGCTGGCGCTCGCCCTCGCTCCGCTCCGGCCGTTCGGCATCGAGAGCCTGGTGGTGACCACGATGCAGGCGCTCTCGGGCGCGGGACACCCCGGCGTGCCGTCTCTCGACATTATCGGCAACATCGTACCGAAGATCGGCAGCGAGGAGGAGAAGATCGGGACCGAGACGCTCAAGATCCTCGGGGAGTTCGGCAGTGACGAGATCCAGCCGCTTCGGGCAGCCGTCAGCGCCCACTGCAACCGGGTGCCCGTGGTCGACGGGCACATGCTGTGCGTATCCGTGAAGCTGACGTCCACTCCCTCCCCCGACGAGGTGTGCGACGCCCTTTGCGGATTCCGGGGGCTGCCGCAGGAGCTCGGACTTCCGAGCGCACCGGCGCATCCGGTTCGAGTGACGGATGCCGCCGCCCGTCCGCAACCTCGACTCGATTCGTGGGCGGGCGACGGCATGGCGGTGAGCATCGGCAGAGTCAGACGCTGCCCGGTGCTGACGACGAGCTTCGTCGCCCTGGTGCACAACACCGTGCGCGGCGCGGCGGGAGCTTCGGTGCTCAACGCGGAGCTCTTGCGCGCGGAGCGATGGCTCGATGCCTGA
- a CDS encoding DUF411 domain-containing protein — MALLGLALVAACSGESGGDAPSSADAPSAQAAASATDAAQAPGPAGAPAGPGPRLASSVAVTTRSNATEAALPPVKVYKTASCGCCGLWVDHMRAAGFAVEAEDVLPADLVAIKIGAGMTDELFSCHTAIIGEHTFEGHIPAEVIVRFLTEATDLDGLAVPGMPIGSPGMEVGSRTDPYDVIGYGADGRRTVYEKR; from the coding sequence ATGGCCCTGCTCGGCCTCGCGCTGGTTGCGGCTTGCTCGGGCGAGAGCGGCGGAGACGCTCCCTCCTCGGCCGACGCCCCCTCCGCCCAGGCGGCCGCTTCCGCTACGGACGCGGCGCAAGCTCCGGGCCCGGCCGGGGCTCCGGCAGGTCCAGGACCGAGGCTCGCATCGAGCGTCGCGGTCACAACCCGGTCGAACGCGACCGAGGCCGCACTGCCGCCGGTCAAGGTCTACAAGACCGCGAGCTGCGGCTGCTGTGGCCTCTGGGTGGATCACATGCGGGCGGCGGGCTTTGCGGTCGAGGCCGAGGACGTCCTGCCGGCGGACCTGGTGGCGATCAAGATCGGAGCCGGAATGACAGACGAACTGTTCTCGTGTCACACCGCCATCATCGGCGAGCACACCTTCGAGGGACACATCCCGGCCGAGGTCATTGTGCGCTTCCTCACGGAGGCGACGGACCTGGACGGACTCGCGGTCCCGGGCATGCCGATCGGTTCGCCCGGCATGGAGGTGGGCAGCCGCACTGACCCCTACGACGTGATCGGTTACGGCGCCGACGGCAGAAGGACGGTCTACGAGAAGAGGTAG
- a CDS encoding GIY-YIG nuclease family protein, whose amino-acid sequence MSESLEREGGGHGRPVRRAPPRAGSVELRDEVRARAENRPGVYRIYGKGSELRYVGKSVQVRTRLLSYFRASEEEKAHRVIRDAEGVEWDYTPDEFSALIREMKLIQSHRPRFNVQHKRKRAYAFLKITRERAPRVLAVSRVVADGSTYFGPFPRVKALRRSVRELVHTLGIRDCAAGTLMHFSDQPDFFGWEPTARCIRAELGNCLAPCAGRSSEARYREALERLALFLSGRSEEPLRNLYRSMNEASERQEYEYAAILRDRYDRLQDFAAELTAFRGQVEELSFVYRVVGYDGEARRYLIRGGRVRGCLREEKGREGRDRLHRAVCEVFEGVEHGLQALKPEEAAEILLVARWFRLKPEEVENTMEPKRWLPGKALGEAPTRP is encoded by the coding sequence ATGTCAGAATCCTTGGAGAGAGAGGGCGGGGGTCACGGTCGTCCGGTCCGTCGCGCCCCTCCCAGAGCGGGGAGCGTCGAGCTGCGGGACGAGGTGCGCGCCCGCGCGGAAAACAGGCCGGGAGTATATCGCATTTACGGAAAGGGTTCCGAGCTCAGGTATGTGGGTAAGTCCGTCCAAGTCCGAACCAGGCTGCTCTCCTATTTTCGGGCCTCGGAGGAGGAAAAGGCGCACCGGGTCATACGGGACGCCGAGGGTGTGGAGTGGGACTACACTCCGGACGAGTTCTCGGCTCTCATCAGGGAGATGAAGCTGATCCAAAGCCATCGTCCACGCTTCAACGTACAGCACAAACGCAAGCGGGCATACGCCTTCCTGAAGATCACGCGCGAACGGGCCCCTCGGGTGCTCGCGGTTTCACGGGTGGTCGCTGACGGATCGACCTACTTCGGACCGTTCCCAAGGGTGAAGGCGCTGCGCCGGTCGGTGCGCGAGCTTGTCCACACGCTGGGTATCCGCGACTGCGCCGCAGGCACGCTCATGCATTTCAGCGACCAGCCCGATTTTTTCGGCTGGGAACCGACAGCCCGCTGCATCCGCGCCGAGCTGGGCAACTGTCTGGCGCCGTGTGCCGGGAGATCGAGCGAGGCCCGCTACCGCGAGGCGCTGGAGAGGCTCGCGCTCTTTCTCTCGGGACGCTCCGAGGAGCCGCTGCGCAACCTCTATAGGTCGATGAACGAGGCTTCGGAAAGGCAGGAGTACGAGTACGCCGCCATCCTGCGTGACAGGTACGACCGTCTCCAAGACTTCGCTGCCGAGCTCACCGCGTTCCGCGGACAGGTCGAGGAGCTCTCTTTCGTTTACAGGGTGGTCGGCTACGACGGCGAAGCCCGACGTTACCTGATCCGAGGTGGGCGTGTCCGGGGATGCTTGCGCGAAGAGAAGGGACGCGAGGGCCGGGACCGTCTGCATCGGGCGGTTTGCGAAGTCTTCGAAGGGGTGGAGCACGGACTCCAGGCGCTCAAGCCGGAGGAGGCGGCCGAGATCCTCCTGGTGGCACGTTGGTTCCGGCTGAAGCCCGAAGAGGTCGAAAACACGATGGAGCCGAAGCGCTGGCTGCCCGGTAAGGCGCTGGGCGAGGCTCCGACCCGCCCGTAA
- a CDS encoding HD domain-containing protein, which yields MKMHEPDRCVKPARRVKSVRDPLWNTIRLDPVAVRIIDTPEFQRLRYIRQLGLVHLIYPGATHTRFDHALGVYHLTRRALSHLRETHRGGNEVWEGAELVPYAALLHDIGHYPLSHALEELPAELVPEGHEATGMHFLSSPELEAAVAELGEGSSTRIHDLVTGKSELPLAGLVSGGLDMDKMEYLRRDAFFCGVPYGEIDVARLLSGIALLADPVSGRFELGIREKGASAIESLLFAKYQMFRNVYWHHAVRGATCLYKRIVEEALAAGIVESAELVGPTDEVLLHELARRTEDDGRPIARKLAGRWLPALRNRRLPRRALELSVYDFEGVEPSWLSAPTERKRRFEDALAAELGLESGEVMIDFPRKPGMFQLDFLVERRSGAVERLDEAGMPGIVDLPKLGRELHTTASVLRIFTLDRRSLRAEDVARRIGFETPTD from the coding sequence ATGAAGATGCACGAGCCTGACCGCTGTGTCAAGCCTGCCCGCCGCGTCAAGTCGGTCCGCGACCCGCTCTGGAACACGATCCGGCTCGATCCGGTCGCGGTTCGCATCATCGACACGCCCGAGTTTCAGCGTCTGCGCTACATCCGCCAGCTCGGCCTCGTCCATCTCATCTATCCCGGGGCCACTCACACCCGGTTCGACCACGCCCTCGGAGTCTACCACCTCACCCGCCGAGCGCTATCTCATCTTCGCGAGACCCACCGCGGCGGGAACGAGGTCTGGGAAGGCGCGGAGCTCGTCCCTTACGCCGCGCTTCTCCACGACATCGGTCATTACCCGCTCTCGCACGCGCTGGAGGAACTTCCTGCGGAGCTCGTCCCCGAAGGTCATGAGGCGACGGGAATGCACTTCCTGAGCTCCCCCGAACTGGAGGCGGCGGTGGCGGAGCTGGGCGAGGGAAGTTCGACCCGGATCCATGATCTTGTCACCGGAAAGAGCGAGCTGCCGCTGGCGGGGCTGGTGAGCGGAGGCCTCGACATGGACAAGATGGAGTATCTGCGCAGGGACGCCTTCTTCTGCGGGGTGCCCTACGGGGAGATCGACGTCGCGAGACTTCTTTCGGGGATCGCTCTCCTGGCCGATCCGGTGAGCGGGCGTTTCGAGCTCGGCATCAGGGAGAAGGGGGCGTCGGCCATCGAATCGCTTCTATTCGCGAAGTACCAGATGTTTCGGAACGTCTACTGGCATCACGCCGTCCGTGGCGCGACCTGTCTCTACAAGCGTATAGTCGAGGAGGCTCTGGCCGCGGGCATCGTCGAATCGGCGGAACTTGTCGGACCCACCGACGAGGTGCTGCTCCACGAGCTGGCCCGAAGGACGGAAGACGATGGTCGGCCGATCGCCAGAAAGCTCGCCGGCAGGTGGCTGCCCGCACTACGCAACCGCCGTCTTCCCCGCCGGGCGCTCGAACTCTCCGTCTACGACTTCGAAGGCGTGGAACCGTCGTGGCTTTCCGCACCCACCGAGCGCAAGCGGCGTTTCGAGGACGCCCTCGCGGCCGAGCTAGGTCTGGAGAGCGGCGAGGTGATGATCGACTTCCCTCGCAAGCCCGGCATGTTTCAGCTCGACTTCCTTGTGGAACGGAGGAGCGGTGCCGTCGAACGGCTGGACGAGGCCGGCATGCCCGGGATCGTGGATCTTCCGAAGCTGGGCCGGGAGCTGCACACCACGGCGAGCGTACTCCGCATCTTCACCCTTGACCGACGTTCGCTCCGGGCCGAGGATGTGGCGAGGCGGATAGGGTTCGAGACACCGACGGACTAG
- a CDS encoding RNA polymerase sigma factor RpoD/SigA, with protein MPARHGNHARKRDRTTQQLLAGFDAGVEEQSALDQYLQDVSRHELITVEQEKALGALAQQGDEKAVKALAEANLRFVISVAKKYQNRGVALTDLIQEGNVGLITAARKFDPNQGVKFISYAVWWIRQAILAALANQGRPVRVPLNRASDLARIFREKERYKQKHGKEPESAKLGELTNLTPDLVESLQTLNAAEIRLDAPIGDSEDSQLVERFISEEAAEPEIEVENRVLQETISQALSGLDDRDAQVLRLYFGLDGGRQHTLEEIGKELGVTRERIRQLRDRALRRLRTGDLGSKLASFAA; from the coding sequence ATGCCAGCCCGCCACGGTAACCACGCCCGTAAGAGGGATCGGACAACTCAGCAACTGCTCGCCGGCTTCGACGCCGGTGTCGAGGAGCAGAGTGCGCTCGACCAGTACCTGCAGGACGTGAGCCGCCACGAACTCATCACGGTCGAGCAGGAAAAGGCGCTCGGCGCCCTGGCTCAGCAGGGTGACGAGAAGGCCGTCAAGGCGCTCGCCGAGGCGAACCTCCGCTTCGTCATCAGCGTGGCGAAGAAGTACCAGAACCGCGGCGTCGCGCTCACCGACCTCATCCAGGAAGGCAACGTCGGCCTAATCACGGCTGCGAGGAAGTTCGATCCCAACCAAGGGGTCAAGTTTATCAGCTACGCCGTGTGGTGGATACGCCAGGCGATTCTGGCCGCCCTCGCCAATCAGGGCCGGCCCGTGCGCGTCCCCCTCAATCGCGCAAGCGATCTGGCGCGCATCTTCAGGGAGAAGGAGCGCTACAAGCAGAAGCACGGCAAGGAGCCGGAGTCGGCCAAGCTGGGCGAGCTCACCAACCTGACGCCCGACCTCGTCGAGTCTCTCCAGACGCTCAACGCGGCCGAAATCAGGCTCGACGCACCGATCGGCGACTCCGAGGACTCGCAGTTGGTCGAGCGCTTCATTTCGGAAGAGGCGGCGGAGCCGGAGATCGAGGTCGAGAACCGGGTGCTGCAGGAGACGATCTCGCAGGCGCTCTCCGGCCTCGATGACCGCGACGCTCAGGTGCTGCGTCTCTACTTCGGACTCGACGGCGGCCGCCAACATACTCTCGAGGAGATCGGCAAGGAGCTCGGCGTCACCCGCGAACGCATTCGTCAACTCCGCGACCGCGCCCTCCGAAGGCTGCGCACCGGAGATCTCGGATCCAAGCTGGCATCGTTCGCGGCGTAG